One Triticum dicoccoides isolate Atlit2015 ecotype Zavitan chromosome 3B, WEW_v2.0, whole genome shotgun sequence genomic window, AAGGCAATCCTTATATACCAACTGGTGGTTGCCAAGGTAAAATACTAGACCTTGCATCAATTCATCTAGTAGGAGTATCTGTGGCATTAATTCATCTATCTATTTATATTAACAACTATGCACGCGTGCCTGGTTTGTAGACATTAATGAGTGTGAGCGGCCAGATCTGTACCCTTGCCATGGGATATGCCAGAACATGGTAGGAGGATACAAATGCACCTGCCCTACTGGAACCAGGGGCAATGCCACACAAGGGCGTTGCACCGATATATTTCCTCTACAAGCAAAGCTGTCACTAGGTAACCAACTTAATTACCCTCAACCTATCATCTAAAGAACTAACCCAATCAAGATGAGTACGCATATGATTTGGCAAATTTGTTTGACTGTCTTTATATATTGCGGCATAGTCTGATCCAACTTTTTACTCACTGACCTTATATCTGCTCGTTGATCACATAATCACAAAGGTTCACTTGTGCACAAGACCTATAAATGGTTTGACCTATAAGGTATATAATGTGGTTTCTTTGCTCCCCGTATATAGGTGCAACCGGCGGTCTTTTTCTCATAGCACTTTTGGGGTTTGTCGTTCTTCTCCGTAGAGAGAAACGAAAGATGAGACAATTTTTTGAGAGAAATGGCGGCCCTGCACTAGAAAAGGCAAAAACAATAAAGATCTACACAAGAGACGAGCTCAAGCAGATTATAAAAAGCACAAATTTTATCGGCAAGGGTTGCTATGGTGAAGTTTACAAGGGCTTTCTTAATAATCAACTAGTTGCCGTAAAGAAGCCCATTAAGGACAATATTGCACCAAACGAGCAATTTGCAAACGAAGTCATTATTCAATCTCAAGTCATCCACAAGAACATTGTTAGGCTCATAGGTTGTTGCCTGGAAGTTGATATGCCGATGCTAGTTTACGAGTTCCTCTCCAGAGGTAGCCTCGATGACACTCttcacaacaacaacaacgacgacaagAAGGTGACTCTTGACTTAGATAAACGTCTAAATATTGCTGCAGAATCAGCCGATGGTCTTGCTTACATGCATTCAAAAACTAGCAAGACAATTCTACATGGTGATGTGAAACCAGCAAATATACTCTTGGATGATGAGTATGTACCAAAGATATCTGACTTTGGTATATCAAGGTTGATAGCCAAAGATAAAGAGCACACCTTAACAGTCATTGGCGACAGGACTTACATGGATCCAGCATATCTACAAACTGGCCTACTGACAGAGAAAAGTGATGTCTACAGTTTTGGAGTTGTACTGTTGGAACTTGTAAGTGGGAGGAaggccacatatttggataataatAGCTTACTAAGAAACTTCCTTGATGCTCAGAAAAAAGAGAAGATACCAACCGAGTTGTTCGACAAGGAATTTGAAGAACCAAGAGATTTGGAGCTTCTTAGTAGCATTACAAGGGTTGCCATGGGATGTCTTAGTCTTGATGTGGATGAAAGACCAGCAATGACGGATGTAGCAGAGCGCCTTCTCACATTGAAGAGATGTCGTGTGTAGTTATAGATATAAATGTATGCATGCTTTCAGATTGTAGTACGAAGAACATGTATGCTTTGCTCAACAAGATAGGTATGAGTTTCGTCCAACTGTTTTCATGTAATAGAAGCGGGGAGGTGTGCCTTTGCTCTAAGAAAACTATGAATGAATTCGTAAGATCTGGAAGTAAAAGCGTGTTTATGGCAAGGAATCTCAATGGATTAATAAAATTTATCTTCTGATAGTATTAGCCTTTTGAAATATAATGGTCGGTGTTGGTTGTTGATTAGCTTGAATATCTGATAGCCACAGCATACTGATATAGGGCATGAAATTGGAGTACCAAATATTACTCAGTGGATTTGTGGACTATCTATGTTGCTTCATAATATGCATGTTCAATGCATTTGAACAACTCTGGGGGTAATGATGTCTTGAAATGCTTCATGTGCAAAGATCTTCACCTTCAATGCAGCCTTCGGTTTCTTAATGCTGATGACGCCACATTTTCAGGAAGCAGCACCACCCCaccattttcttctttttattttcatACAAAAACCACTCCACTCATGTACTTACAACAAACTAGTCCCCAGAAAAATATATACAATAAATTCAGTTTCAATATTGCAACCAGCAGACCCCCCTTGTTTTCCTTTTGAGCACTCGCAACCCTGCTTGTGGACCCAGCTGTAAGCGTGTGAATAGTAGGGAAATCATATCCACCAACCACCACTCATTGCCGCCCAATGCCATGTGTTTGCTCTTGGGCCTCAGTGGAGTTGAGATGGCTGAAGCTTTTGTTTTGGTGTCTCGCTGCTGGGTGGAATCTGGTGAAATTTTTGTTTTGGTGTCGTGGTTTAACTAAAACTACCACCACAATTCTATGATCCATGCAGTACGGCATCAGTTTC contains:
- the LOC119278958 gene encoding wall-associated receptor kinase 1-like, translated to MTTYLLLLLLLAATIMVVASQQNPPSTPAPITLPGCPDKCGKVSIPYPFGIKDGCYLPGFHIICNDTFHPPRAFFPADNPLGWTQTRTEVIYYSTSHIPEPDKFINSSTSPVELSGVSLVEGKLLVQAPFSYDCTFNLSWNTARTMTMQFPYESKFLLSHGSTVLMGIGSSAQARQALGPSCDTYEGLYLPKGINTTACSGLGCCQVAIQPEPPKPGFFNVHVYLEREYYRTKDYGTRGCSYAMLADKSWYNFTTMDLDGDVFLRRNDAGGVPVVLDFVAGFHPCPRPHQPEPKGYACTSHNSMCVEVPLLYTDGYICRCMDGYEGNPYIPTGGCQDINECERPDLYPCHGICQNMVGGYKCTCPTGTRGNATQGRCTDIFPLQAKLSLGATGGLFLIALLGFVVLLRREKRKMRQFFERNGGPALEKAKTIKIYTRDELKQIIKSTNFIGKGCYGEVYKGFLNNQLVAVKKPIKDNIAPNEQFANEVIIQSQVIHKNIVRLIGCCLEVDMPMLVYEFLSRGSLDDTLHNNNNDDKKVTLDLDKRLNIAAESADGLAYMHSKTSKTILHGDVKPANILLDDEYVPKISDFGISRLIAKDKEHTLTVIGDRTYMDPAYLQTGLLTEKSDVYSFGVVLLELVSGRKATYLDNNSLLRNFLDAQKKEKIPTELFDKEFEEPRDLELLSSITRVAMGCLSLDVDERPAMTDVAERLLTLKRCRV